In Flavobacterium lacustre, a genomic segment contains:
- a CDS encoding DUF5675 family protein, translating to MVLVLSRTYFPDGTNGKLDCEGKFICSTIELPWINNEKKVSCIPEGKYLLRKRYSRKFQWHIELVDVIDRRFILFHPANNAQKELKGCIAPVTKLSGPGLGLQSRHAFVSLKSLVYKALERNESVLLIVQS from the coding sequence ATGGTTTTAGTGCTATCCAGAACTTATTTCCCTGATGGAACTAACGGAAAACTCGATTGTGAAGGTAAATTCATTTGTAGTACAATTGAATTGCCTTGGATCAATAATGAGAAAAAGGTTTCCTGTATCCCGGAGGGGAAGTATTTATTGAGAAAGCGGTATAGCCGCAAATTTCAATGGCATATTGAACTAGTTGACGTAATAGACAGACGTTTTATTTTGTTTCATCCGGCCAATAATGCCCAAAAGGAATTGAAAGGTTGTATTGCTCCGGTGACGAAACTTTCCGGACCCGGCTTGGGTCTTCAATCTCGACACGCTTTTGTTTCTTTAAAAAGTTTAGTTTACAAAGCTTTGGAGCGTAACGAAAGTGTCTTATTAATTGTTCAATCTTAA